The following nucleotide sequence is from Nothobranchius furzeri strain GRZ-AD chromosome 11, NfurGRZ-RIMD1, whole genome shotgun sequence.
GCATTGATACTTTAATAGTCAGGTATGGTGTCGCTACAGTGTCAAGTTTGAGCTACTTTATGCTAGCAAAACAGATCCttacaaaaacacagaaaagcaATGATTTTGTTCACTTATAACCTTTAATCCGTAGCCTAACTTTGTTTCTACTAATTCAATCGACACCGTGAATCTATTTCTCCGTACCGCTGAAACTTGACAATAGCGGATCAAAACTGAAAGTAATTGAGTGACACAGCGACTAAATGCTAGCCATGGCGTGCGCTTTTCCCCTTCGTTAACTTTATATTAAGCGTTAACAAAATTATACACTTACAGTCTAAAACTATAAACAGGTCACAAAAAGTTAAGCTTGTTAAATTGAGGAAATAAAATGAATACATCATCTAAAGAGCTAGTAGCTGCCCGCTAGCGGTTAGCTAGCCACGTTAGCTTTTGCATTATTTTCATTTAAAGACGTACCGCTGTAGAGCCTTTCTTTACAGCTTCTTGTGCATACTCCACTTGAAACAGGTGGCCGTCGGGAGAAAAGACAGTGATAGCTCTATCATATCTTGCCGCCATTGCACTGCAAGACAATCCCAATCAAACGAATAAAGGAAACAGAGCAACCTCAACCAGATGATTCAGCTAGTTAGCAAATAGCCGCTCACTCGTTTTGCGTTCACAAATCAGCGCATGCGCGTAACCTTTAAACTGCGATGTACCAAAAGTGGGTCCCGCATTTCCGCCAAagaaaaattgtgataaaaacacGAGTTTGATGATAATTGTGCTGTTAAAAATAGATATGGAAGAAatatgttaaataaaaaaaatactaaatACGCATTATTTCTTGCTTTCCAGTGTGAAATATGGGTGTATATAAAATGCTATTTGTATTACTTATCAATTCGTTTATATCATAATTATCGCTGTTATTCTTTTTTCCCCTCTTTTTGCTGTGTAGTTCCTGCTGCCCCGTGGTGTTTCAGTCTAGCTGCAGACTGTTCCATTATATGAAAAATAGGTGGAATCGTAATTCTGTGAAGCAGTAAAAATGCGTTTTTGACGACAATATGACATATTTTCTTGACAATTTTCTCACTAGATTTAATACGAACTTCGATATTTAGTAAATAATCGAGTTAAGTGACAGTAAAAGACTTAACGTTAAAATTCCCTGATATCTCCCCACCCCTAAACGGGCCACTGCATTATGAAATTACACCGTATTCAGAGCTGCTGTGTGATTAACAGTTCTACCGATTTGTTTTGCTTGTGAGCTAATTTAAGCTTTTATGCTTTAGTTTGCTTTCGTTTGTAATATTATCACCATGTCGGTGGCATTTGCACCTCACAGGCAACGGAAGGGTGATATAACACCCGCTGGGATACAAAAGGTAATTCATCTTTTTAGCGCGGCGCATTATGGAGGCTGTGCTAGCGAAGGCTGCTAACCGTTGATTGCTAATGTAGCAGTGCCAGTCCAAGTCCAACTGTGGGCAGATTGGAAACAATGCTATGCGGTCTAAGCGCGGTCAATATGAACCTCCCTAAATCCAGACGCCATGTGTTCATGGTGAACTTTATGTCGATTGCTAGATGAATGGAGGCCCTCGGTTTGATTAGCAGAAGATAGCTAGCCTGCAAGTCGCGTCTTTTGTTAGCTAGAAACGCACGCTCACATTAACAAAACACCCCCCTTTGTTGTCAAGTTTAAACAAAAAACTCTACACTAACCTCGCGAAATAATACAACGTcacacattttagaaaaataagcCCTAATGTTATCAGAAGTGACACCAATGTGACCAAAACACCTGCATTTACTTTTGTAGTTACTTGATGAAAACAACCAGCTGATCCAGTGTATAATGGACTTCCAGAGTAAAGGCAAAACGGCAGAATGTTCACAGTGAGTTCTGTTTTTTTTACATATATCTTTATTTTTTCAGTAATTGTATGTGCGATGTTAATTACCTTCAATTTACCCAGGTATCAACAGATGCTGCACAGAAATTTAGTGTATCTGGCCACGATAGCAGACTCAAATCAGAACGTGAACGTGCAGTCTCTCCTCCCTGCTGTGAGTACTGGTTCTGATTGATCGTTTAGTGAGTGTTATAACTAATATCCTTTTAAATAGCTGAATTTATACAGCAGATGAGCTCCTCCATGACTCACACAAtgcatgtcttattttgaaacttttatttatttattttttactttgaaACAGTgcttgttttttgtctttttattttattcatcaggGTATAATTGCACTAATAACTCCCACTTACTGGCTGTAAAGGGTTGTTGCTTGTTAACATTATCACATCACTTTTTAGAAAGTGGTGAACATGTTTGCAGCAGAATACTTTTAATGTGTACTGTTAAGTACTACACTGCATACACAATGTTCACTGAAGCAGCTAAAATTGTTTTTGCTTGTTTTGTTGCAAAATGACTAAATACCACTAATGCAAAATTGGCTAAAAAATACTATCCAACTTCTAGGATTTTTACTTCGATTTTGTATTCTAATCAATTAGATTTCATTTAAGCGCATTCTTAACGTTtcgacagatgaattagaattgaATTGCATTTTTTCTGTGTCATGTCCTTGTTTCTCAGGCGCAGGTGTGTTTTTAGACATCTGATGTGTATTTTTGTCTTATGTCTCATTCTCCTACAGCCACCCACTCAAAACATGCCCATGGGCCCTGGTGGAATGAACCAAAGTGGACCCTCTCCTCAGCCCCCACATGGTCACAACATGCCATCTGAGGGTATGGTCAGCGGTGGCCCTCCAGCCCCTCATATGCAGAATCAGATGAATGGACAGATGCCTGGTAATTCATTATCTAAATCCCCTGTTCCTTGTCTTTCTCTGTTTTCTCATTCTCCTTCCATCAGTTTCTGTCTTGcttgtgttgcctagcaacagcacAGGACTAAGGGAGGTCCTTTTTTGCTGAAGGATGATGTCACCCTTTTGTCTGCTATGGTGGTCTTGGACTTACTCTCTTTTATTCTGGTTATGCTTTACTGACGCACCATAGTTTATGAATGCATTGAATTGGGGATTATTTTATGACTATATCATTTAAAGCAGATATTTGTTTCACATGGAATCTACTGGCCTGTCCTATAGCAACTTAAAAATGTAGTGGATCTCCATCAGTGAGTCTACTTCAGcgcacaaaaaaaaacatttatattttaacttttgTTATCTAACATGTATTGTTCACTGATGTTTTTCAGGACCTAATCACATGCCCATGCAAGGTCCTGGTCCAGGACCCAACCAGCCTCCAAACATGCCCAGTGGCTCAATGAACATGCCTCCCAGCAGCCATGGCTCCATGGGTGGCTACAATCACGCAGTTCCTTCTTCCCAAGGCATGCCAGCTCAGAATCAAATGAACATGACCCAAGGCCAACCTATGGGAAACTACGGTCCTCGACCAAACATGAACATGCAGCCCAATCAAGGTGAAACGAGGCATTCCCATTTTTTATAGTCAATTACTGGTTAGATTTACAATGAAAGGAATTTATTAAACACTGataaaaaccattttaaattattatttcggattataatcggtcactctgagtctgtcacctacacctatctcctggacTAActtatgatagaaaatagacggtgaaactctaggatttgaaaagcctgacagatctacatcacactgccacttaacattcatggactctctCATCTTGGCTTGTGACGAGGAAGGCCGTTGTTGGTTAGGTTTGGCGTTTAagaaacggcagagaacatctcgactggtagaagctaaccattagcattagcaactctgccaCATGGCAGAACTACTCTAGgcatttgttatttgtggagatgaaacataaaagttgcagagcaaactgagtcagtgttaGAATTGCTTTGCTGTTAACCAAGTAGAAacgagatgtccaaaaatcaggaaataagtctccaaaacctgccatctgaagctactttctcctccagcttcctGGTTCAGACGCATCTGGGTCCTCCTCCCactcccagagtatgacttacttaagacattcattcctagtagagaccactgcaaatgtattgaacaaGAGTTCAACACGTTTAAGTCACTGTGGGGCATGGTTGTGTTCGACAGGTCCGGTGATGCATCAGCAGCCTCCATCGCAGCAGTACAACATGCCCCCTGGTGGTGGTGGACAGCACTACCAAGGCCAACAGACCCCAATGGGTATGATGGGTCAGGTCAACCAAGGGAACCACGTCATGGGGCAGAGGCCAATGCCGCCCTACAGACCTCCACAGCAAGGTAAACCACTCA
It contains:
- the ss18 gene encoding protein SSXT isoform X2, which produces MSVAFAPHRQRKGDITPAGIQKLLDENNQLIQCIMDFQSKGKTAECSQYQQMLHRNLVYLATIADSNQNVNVQSLLPAPPTQNMPMGPGGMNQSGPSPQPPHGHNMPSEGMVSGGPPAPHMQNQMNGQMPGPNHMPMQGPGPGPNQPPNMPSGSMNMPPSSHGSMGGYNHAVPSSQGMPAQNQMNMTQGQPMGNYGPRPNMNMQPNQGPVMHQQPPSQQYNMPPGGGGQHYQGQQTPMGMMGQVNQGNHVMGQRPMPPYRPPQQGPPQQYPGQEDYYGDQYSHAGQGASEGNAQYGQQQEPYQQGPPQQQGYPPQQQYPGQQGYPPQQQGYGPSQNAPGQYPNYPQGQGQQYGAYRPPQPGPPQGQQQRPYGYDQGQYGNYQQ
- the ss18 gene encoding protein SSXT isoform X5, encoding MSVAFAPHRQRKGDITPAGIQKLLDENNQLIQCIMDFQSKGKTAECSQYQQMLHRNLVYLATIADSNQNVNVQSLLPAPPTQNMPMGPGGMNQSGPSPQPPHGHNMPSEGMVSGGPPAPHMQNQMNGQMPGPNHMPMQGPGPGPNQPPNMPSGSMNMPPSSHGSMGGYNHAVPSSQGMPAQNQMNMTQGQPMGNYGPRPNMNMQPNQGPVMHQQPPSQQYNMPPGGGGQHYQGQQTPMGMMGQVNQGNHVMGQRPMPPYRPPQQGNAQYGQQQEPYQQGPPQQQGYPPQQQYPGQQGYPPQQQGYGPSQNAPGQYPNYPQGQGQQYGAYRPPQPGPPQGQQQRPYGYDQGQYGNYQQ
- the ss18 gene encoding protein SSXT isoform X3; this translates as MSVAFAPHRQRKGDITPAGIQKLLDENNQLIQCIMDFQSKGKTAECSQYQQMLHRNLVYLATIADSNQNVNVQSLLPAPPTQNMPMGPGGMNQSGPSPQPPHGHNMPSEGMVSGGPPAPHMQNQMNGQMPGPNHMPMQGPGPGPNQPPNMPSGSMNMPPSSHGSMGGYNHAVPSSQGMPAQNQMNMTQGQPMGNYGPRPNMNMQPNQGPVMHQQPPSQQYNMPPGGGGQHYQGQQTPMGMMGQVNQGNHVMGQRPMPPYRPPQQGPPQQYPGQEDYYGDQYSHAGQGASEGNAQYGQQQEPYQQGPPQQQGYPPQQQYPGQQGYPPQQQGYGPSQNAPGQYPNYPQGQGQQYGAYRPPQPGPPQGQQQRPYGYDQGHMRK
- the ss18 gene encoding protein SSXT isoform X1 gives rise to the protein MSVAFAPHRQRKGDITPAGIQKLLDENNQLIQCIMDFQSKGKTAECSQYQQMLHRNLVYLATIADSNQNVNVQSLLPAPPTQNMPMGPGGMNQSGPSPQPPHGHNMPSEGMVSGGPPAPHMQNQMNGQMPGPNHMPMQGPGPGPNQPPNMPSGSMNMPPSSHGSMGGYNHAVPSSQGMPAQNQMNMTQGQPMGNYGPRPNMNMQPNQGPVMHQQPPSQQYNMPPGGGGQHYQGQQTPMGMMGQVNQGNHVMGQRPMPPYRPPQQGPPQQYPGQEDYYGDQYSHAGQGASEGNAQYGQQQEPYQQGPPQQQGYPPQQQYPGQQGYPPQQQGYGPSQNAPGQYPNYPQGQGQQYGAYRPPQPGPPQGQQQRPYGYDQVSIATASDGHRDMTQHET
- the ss18 gene encoding protein SSXT isoform X4; this encodes MSVAFAPHRQRKGDITPAGIQKLLDENNQLIQCIMDFQSKGKTAECSQYQQMLHRNLVYLATIADSNQNVNVQSLLPAPPTQNMPMGPGGMNQSGPSPQPPHGHNMPSEGMVSGGPPAPHMQNQMNGQMPGPNHMPMQGPGPGPNQPPNMPSGSMNMPPSSHGSMGGYNHAVPSSQGMPAQNQMNMTQGQPMGNYGPRPNMNMQPNQGPVMHQQPPSQQYNMPPGGGGQHYQGQQTPMGMMGQVNQGNHVMGQRPMPPYRPPQQGNAQYGQQQEPYQQGPPQQQGYPPQQQYPGQQGYPPQQQGYGPSQNAPGQYPNYPQGQGQQYGAYRPPQPGPPQGQQQRPYGYDQVSIATASDGHRDMTQHET